One window of Brevibacterium pigmentatum genomic DNA carries:
- a CDS encoding thymidine kinase, which translates to MTDSGRLTVIAGPMFSGKSEELMRRVRRATIAGVDVLVVSHSLDTRSDISTITSHTGVNIPAVPLGDVASLAEAARQKDYDLIAIDEAQFFGQDLVPAVDELLRQGIDVIVEGLCVTFDGQPFEPLPSFMAVAEDVLRLTAVCTVCGKDAVFHQRLEQTGSPIGSDSATGAQNPAATLAATTIDASHIGGLDTYVARCRQHFTGAGQEA; encoded by the coding sequence ATGACTGACTCCGGCCGCCTCACGGTCATTGCCGGACCCATGTTCTCCGGAAAATCCGAAGAGCTGATGCGCAGGGTCCGGCGAGCCACGATCGCCGGAGTCGATGTCCTCGTCGTGTCCCACTCTCTTGACACCCGTTCGGACATCTCGACGATCACGTCGCACACCGGGGTGAATATCCCCGCAGTGCCGCTCGGTGACGTCGCGTCTCTCGCCGAGGCGGCCAGGCAGAAGGACTATGACCTCATCGCCATCGATGAGGCCCAGTTCTTCGGTCAGGACCTCGTCCCCGCAGTCGACGAACTCCTCCGACAGGGAATCGACGTCATCGTCGAAGGACTGTGCGTGACCTTCGACGGGCAGCCGTTCGAGCCGCTGCCGAGCTTCATGGCCGTGGCCGAAGACGTCCTCAGACTCACTGCTGTGTGCACCGTCTGCGGGAAAGACGCTGTGTTCCACCAACGACTGGAGCAGACGGGGAGCCCGATCGGCTCAGATTCGGCGACTGGCGCTCAGAACCCTGCCGCGACTCTGGCCGCGACCACGATCGACGCCAGTCATATCGGTGGGCTGGATACCTATGTCGCGCGCTGTCGGCAGCACTTCACCGGAGCCGGCCAAGAGGCCTAG
- a CDS encoding SRPBCC family protein, with protein sequence MSHDHVTPLAGESAAFHFDERWIVDAGIESVWAVLERVDQWPEWWTGLTAAERVGVGHDDAADISVTPGSRARLLVRAPIGWSLRFTIEVDEVEAPNLIRFRSEGDLRGEGRWTLTAFEGVTVIDALWCVTTNRTLIRAMRPLSGLMHALVMRAGERGLRRRLSGLGRH encoded by the coding sequence ATGAGCCACGATCATGTCACCCCACTGGCTGGAGAATCTGCCGCCTTCCATTTCGACGAACGGTGGATCGTCGACGCCGGAATCGAGTCGGTATGGGCGGTTCTCGAACGGGTGGATCAGTGGCCGGAATGGTGGACGGGACTGACCGCTGCCGAACGGGTCGGGGTCGGACATGACGATGCAGCCGATATCTCCGTGACTCCCGGCAGCCGAGCCAGACTACTCGTCCGCGCTCCGATCGGGTGGTCGCTGCGCTTCACCATCGAGGTCGACGAGGTCGAAGCACCCAATCTCATCCGGTTCCGATCAGAGGGCGATCTGCGCGGCGAAGGACGGTGGACTCTGACTGCCTTCGAGGGTGTGACGGTCATCGATGCGCTGTGGTGTGTGACGACGAACAGAACCCTGATCAGGGCGATGCGGCCGCTGTCGGGACTCATGCATGCGCTCGTGATGCGGGCCGGCGAACGGGGACTGCGTCGGAGACTGTCGGGACTGGGCCGCCACTGA
- a CDS encoding thiazole synthase, which translates to MSWTIDDVEMKSRLVMGTGGASSLSILEDALVASGTELTTVAMRRFDAESRDSVFTMLQRLGIRVLPNTAGCYTARDAVLTARLAREALETNWVKLEVIADEDTLLPDPIELFSAAEELVLDGFTVFAYTNDDPALAKRLEDAGVAVVMPAGAPIGSGLGILNPHNIETIVSRAQVPVILDAGVGTASDAALAMELGCTAVLLASAVTRAHDAHAMARAMALAVEAGYLAAGAGRIPKRPLALASSPFAGMVAAQ; encoded by the coding sequence ATGAGCTGGACGATCGATGACGTGGAGATGAAGTCTCGCCTCGTGATGGGCACGGGTGGAGCGAGCTCCCTGAGCATCCTCGAAGATGCCCTGGTGGCATCGGGGACCGAGCTGACCACGGTGGCGATGCGCCGCTTCGACGCCGAGTCGAGAGACTCGGTCTTCACCATGCTCCAGCGTTTGGGAATCCGAGTGCTGCCGAACACCGCCGGCTGCTACACCGCCCGGGATGCCGTGCTCACTGCCCGCCTGGCCAGGGAAGCCCTGGAGACGAACTGGGTGAAACTCGAGGTCATCGCCGACGAGGACACGCTGCTGCCCGACCCCATCGAACTCTTCTCCGCGGCCGAGGAACTCGTCCTCGACGGATTCACGGTCTTCGCCTACACGAACGACGATCCGGCTCTGGCGAAACGCCTGGAGGATGCCGGGGTGGCGGTGGTGATGCCGGCCGGTGCACCGATCGGCAGCGGACTGGGCATCCTCAACCCCCACAACATCGAAACCATCGTCTCCCGTGCGCAGGTGCCCGTGATCCTCGACGCCGGTGTCGGCACCGCCTCGGATGCGGCTCTGGCGATGGAGCTCGGGTGCACTGCGGTGCTGCTGGCCTCGGCCGTCACCCGCGCCCACGACGCTCATGCCATGGCCCGGGCGATGGCCTTGGCCGTCGAGGCCGGGTATCTGGCGGCCGGAGCCGGGAGGATACCCAAGCGACCCTTGGCGTTGGCTTCATCGCCGTTCGCCGGAATGGTCGCAGCACAATGA
- a CDS encoding DinB family protein, translated as MSTSPRRWSIATVYPDMWVDPDDDPRNTDGHSPHGELATLLSYLHDYRLTLDMKCQGLTPEQMVRLSVPPSTMSLLGLVRHMTDVERDWRNWITDGEPEPPIYGSLDGAFDLSEIPPDPDDAVLVDAFDRLEQEQAATDAEVSRHDDLGTHVGREDIAVREFLVHRIEEYARHCGHADLLRECIDDRTGQ; from the coding sequence ATGTCCACCTCACCGCGGCGTTGGAGCATTGCCACCGTCTACCCCGATATGTGGGTCGATCCCGACGACGATCCCCGCAACACCGACGGGCACAGTCCCCACGGAGAACTCGCCACACTGCTGAGCTATCTCCACGACTACCGGCTGACACTGGATATGAAATGTCAGGGCCTCACTCCTGAACAGATGGTGAGGCTCTCTGTCCCACCGTCGACGATGTCACTGCTCGGGCTGGTCCGACACATGACCGACGTGGAGAGAGACTGGCGGAACTGGATCACGGACGGCGAACCCGAACCTCCGATCTACGGGAGCTTGGACGGCGCATTCGACCTCAGTGAAATTCCGCCCGACCCCGACGACGCCGTCCTGGTCGACGCCTTCGACCGGCTCGAACAGGAACAGGCCGCCACCGACGCCGAAGTCAGCCGACACGACGACCTCGGCACACACGTCGGCCGTGAAGACATTGCGGTGCGTGAGTTCCTCGTCCACCGCATCGAAGAATATGCCCGCCACTGTGGGCACGCTGATCTGCTGCGCGAATGCATCGACGACAGAACCGGACAATAG
- the thiO gene encoding glycine oxidase ThiO has product MRVIVVGAGIIGLSTAWYLRRLGAEVTIIDPVPALGASHAAAGMIAPAAEVVWGQTPLYPLMQASAQMYPEFAAEVASAAAVDLGFTDAGTLVCAGDSADLQALRELREAQSRSGFATEIITGSAARRVEPSLSPAVAGAVHIPGDRSIDPRRVSAALLSAVTSESGFLLIRQRAVELLKDGDVTVGVALSDGRRVEADQVILCAGSTSNAIAGAPQLPLREVWGDVLRLRAPAEATPLLTRTIRGLVSGRSVYLVPRPDGEIVLGASSREDGLSGTPAGAVHRLLADGQRLVPGILDAEIADITTRARPGSPDDLPFIGRIDSGCVVSTGYFRHGVLLAPFGGRLGAELALGAVSDWIPEGAAESVSPHRFTTETTSAYPNHSPAYSNYNPAHSTRSMS; this is encoded by the coding sequence GTGAGAGTCATTGTCGTCGGCGCCGGAATCATCGGCCTGTCCACGGCCTGGTACCTGCGCCGCCTCGGTGCCGAAGTCACCATCATCGATCCTGTCCCCGCGTTGGGGGCGAGCCATGCCGCCGCGGGGATGATCGCTCCCGCCGCCGAGGTGGTGTGGGGGCAGACTCCCCTGTACCCGTTGATGCAGGCCTCGGCGCAGATGTACCCGGAGTTCGCTGCCGAGGTGGCGAGCGCTGCCGCGGTCGACCTCGGCTTCACGGATGCCGGAACTCTCGTGTGCGCCGGAGACAGTGCCGATCTGCAGGCACTGCGAGAGCTGCGCGAAGCTCAGTCGCGGTCCGGTTTCGCCACCGAAATCATCACCGGCAGCGCTGCCCGCCGGGTCGAACCGTCGCTCTCACCTGCTGTGGCCGGTGCCGTGCACATTCCTGGCGATCGGTCGATCGATCCGCGTCGGGTCTCCGCCGCTCTGCTGTCTGCCGTGACGAGTGAATCAGGGTTCCTCCTCATTCGGCAGCGGGCAGTCGAGCTGCTGAAGGACGGTGATGTGACAGTGGGCGTCGCGCTGAGCGACGGTCGTCGGGTGGAAGCCGATCAGGTGATCCTCTGTGCCGGCAGCACCAGCAATGCGATCGCCGGTGCACCGCAGCTGCCTCTCCGGGAAGTCTGGGGTGATGTGCTGCGACTGCGTGCCCCCGCCGAGGCGACTCCCCTGCTGACTCGCACCATCCGCGGGCTGGTCAGCGGCCGCTCCGTCTACCTGGTTCCTCGCCCCGACGGAGAGATCGTCCTCGGCGCCAGTTCTCGCGAGGACGGACTCTCCGGCACCCCAGCCGGAGCGGTCCACCGACTGCTCGCCGACGGACAGCGATTGGTCCCGGGCATCCTCGATGCGGAGATCGCCGACATCACCACCCGAGCCCGGCCCGGCTCTCCCGACGACCTGCCGTTCATCGGACGCATCGATTCCGGCTGCGTCGTGAGCACCGGGTACTTCCGGCACGGCGTCCTCTTGGCCCCATTCGGCGGCAGGCTCGGGGCCGAACTCGCTCTGGGTGCCGTCTCCGACTGGATTCCTGAGGGAGCGGCCGAGTCCGTGTCCCCACACCGCTTCACCACCGAAACCACCTCTGCCTACCCGAACCACAGCCCTGCCTATTCGAACTACAACCCTGCCCACTCAACGAGGAGCATGTCATGA
- the thiS gene encoding sulfur carrier protein ThiS — translation MTDREHPPTIVLNGEHHELSGATSALDLIADVTGRELQADGSPADGGRLGIALAVDGEVIRRGAWSGFALADGHTVDIVTAVQGG, via the coding sequence ATGACCGACCGCGAACACCCACCGACCATCGTCCTCAACGGCGAACATCATGAGCTCTCCGGTGCCACCTCGGCGCTCGACCTCATCGCCGACGTCACCGGACGGGAACTGCAGGCTGACGGGTCACCGGCCGACGGCGGACGTCTGGGCATCGCCCTGGCGGTCGACGGCGAAGTGATCCGTCGCGGTGCCTGGTCCGGGTTCGCCCTGGCCGACGGGCATACCGTCGACATCGTCACCGCAGTGCAGGGAGGCTGA
- a CDS encoding DedA family protein — protein MDLALELLTASLTSPWVYLLIALAAALDSLVPIVPSETLLITAATFAATGQPHPAGLVLAAASGALLGDLAAHLVGRFAATGIGRWRRWSRIEKLLDSAHTAFSRRGGTVLIAGRFVPGGRSLATIGSGLLGFPIRSFLLWDGVGSLAWALYSTGIGLIGGTLFENRPLLGVAVGIGIALAITSSVELARRLQSMRRRRRTRSRRRTRSRSRFDNLRGRDVMMERMSQTHVWYVSYGSNMARDRLACYLQGGRPPGAKVTYPGARDSTLPQAEAGIELPGTIYFAGESKVWGGGMAFYDHSVPGPTPAKAYLITAEQFADVAAQEMNRPPEPDSPLERLVFDLPSGSSHSVGPGGYETLLVLDDVDGVPMVTFTAAHGSTDTEHTQPQEPYLAMLRTGTAEVRTASGLPLPAAAQV, from the coding sequence ATGGATCTCGCACTCGAGCTGCTCACTGCCTCTCTCACCTCTCCGTGGGTGTACCTGCTCATCGCCCTGGCCGCGGCTCTGGACTCGCTCGTGCCGATTGTGCCCTCGGAGACTCTGCTCATCACCGCTGCGACCTTCGCCGCGACGGGGCAGCCGCACCCAGCAGGGCTCGTCCTCGCCGCTGCGTCCGGAGCTCTCCTCGGCGATCTGGCGGCTCATCTTGTCGGCCGTTTCGCTGCGACCGGGATCGGACGGTGGCGACGGTGGTCCCGAATTGAGAAGCTCCTCGACTCCGCCCACACGGCTTTCTCTCGCCGAGGCGGGACTGTGCTCATCGCCGGTCGGTTCGTTCCCGGAGGCCGCAGTCTGGCGACCATCGGCTCCGGCCTGCTCGGGTTCCCGATCCGAAGCTTCCTGCTCTGGGACGGAGTCGGAAGTCTGGCCTGGGCGCTCTATTCGACGGGAATCGGACTCATCGGGGGCACGCTCTTCGAGAACCGGCCGCTGCTCGGGGTCGCCGTCGGCATCGGAATCGCCCTGGCCATCACCAGCAGCGTCGAACTCGCCCGACGCTTGCAGAGCATGCGCCGGCGCCGCCGCACACGCAGCAGGCGCCGCACCCGCAGCAGGAGTCGATTCGACAATCTCCGAGGCCGAGATGTCATGATGGAGAGGATGTCTCAAACACATGTGTGGTACGTCAGCTACGGATCGAACATGGCCCGCGATCGGCTCGCCTGCTATCTGCAGGGCGGGCGACCGCCCGGTGCGAAGGTGACCTATCCGGGCGCCAGAGACAGCACCCTCCCCCAGGCAGAGGCCGGGATCGAGCTGCCCGGGACGATCTACTTTGCCGGAGAGTCGAAAGTCTGGGGCGGTGGCATGGCCTTCTACGACCATTCCGTCCCCGGACCGACACCGGCCAAGGCCTACCTCATCACTGCCGAGCAGTTCGCCGATGTCGCGGCTCAGGAGATGAATCGGCCGCCCGAACCCGACAGTCCGCTGGAGCGGCTCGTCTTCGACCTGCCCTCAGGCAGCTCACATTCTGTGGGCCCCGGCGGTTACGAGACGCTGCTCGTCCTCGATGATGTCGACGGCGTCCCCATGGTCACATTCACCGCAGCCCACGGTTCGACCGACACCGAACACACTCAGCCGCAGGAGCCATATCTGGCGATGCTGCGCACGGGCACGGCTGAAGTCAGGACCGCTTCTGGGCTTCCCCTGCCCGCAGCTGCACAAGTGTGA
- a CDS encoding mismatch-specific DNA-glycosylase yields MSEDKFVSNRRPSPLGGRKPTKDDLAPFATDDPNAIDDILPADSSGLKMLIVGINPGLWTAAVNAPFARPGNRFWPSLHQAGLTDHQVDASCGLDPADEQQLLSRGIGLTNLIGRATVRADELSRQELREGAAHLIDRLAAIRPSAVAIAGITAFRTGYRLPKAQLGRQDTSLIEGWPADVALHVVPQPSGLNAHYQIPDLARIWREVWDSIDD; encoded by the coding sequence GTGAGTGAGGACAAATTCGTCAGCAATCGTCGGCCATCGCCTCTGGGCGGCCGCAAACCGACCAAGGACGACCTGGCGCCGTTCGCGACGGACGATCCGAATGCGATCGACGATATCCTGCCGGCCGATTCCTCCGGACTGAAGATGCTCATCGTCGGCATCAATCCCGGCCTGTGGACGGCTGCGGTGAATGCCCCGTTCGCGCGCCCCGGCAATCGTTTCTGGCCGTCTCTGCATCAGGCGGGTCTCACCGATCACCAGGTCGATGCTTCGTGTGGGCTCGATCCCGCGGATGAGCAGCAGCTCCTCAGCCGTGGAATCGGCTTGACCAACCTCATCGGTCGCGCCACTGTGCGTGCCGACGAACTCTCCCGGCAGGAGCTGCGTGAGGGTGCGGCTCACCTCATCGACCGCCTTGCCGCTATCCGGCCCTCTGCGGTGGCGATCGCCGGGATCACCGCGTTCCGCACCGGGTACCGGCTGCCGAAGGCTCAGCTCGGGCGTCAGGATACGTCGCTGATCGAGGGGTGGCCGGCCGATGTGGCGCTGCATGTGGTGCCGCAGCCGAGCGGGCTGAACGCCCACTATCAGATACCGGATCTCGCGCGGATCTGGCGTGAGGTCTGGGACAGCATCGACGACTAG
- the moeB gene encoding molybdopterin-synthase adenylyltransferase MoeB, producing the protein MSTASTALPTLPPLVEPVESLSPAELERYSRHLSLPGFGLEGQRRLRAASVLVIGAGGLGSPVLNYLAAAGVGSITVIDDDVVETSNLQRQVIHRDADVGRPKVTSAADALHRLDPNIAVRTIEGRLTPENALELFADHDVVLDGADNFATRYLSNDAAELTGTPLVWGTIFRFAGQVSTFVPGHGPMLRDLFPDIPEPDSVPNCAEGGVLGVLCGTVGSAMATEAIKLICGIGAPFIGRLLRYEALTGEYSTLRFSPDPDRPAVTDLTEVAAACAAVPRLGQAPGPATDEIDVAEFRSSDGDVVVVDVREDWERELASIPGSVHLPLGDVRDGGWQALESVLGGLGRQASPVDIVIHCRSGARSAEAVEILSDSVPAGVRLRSLAGGIDAWAGQD; encoded by the coding sequence ATGAGCACCGCTTCCACCGCTCTGCCGACACTTCCGCCTCTCGTCGAACCCGTGGAATCCCTGTCCCCGGCGGAGCTGGAACGCTACTCCCGACATCTCAGCCTGCCGGGATTCGGACTGGAGGGGCAACGGCGTCTGCGGGCCGCCTCGGTGCTGGTCATCGGGGCCGGCGGACTCGGGTCTCCGGTACTGAACTATCTCGCGGCAGCCGGGGTCGGCTCGATCACGGTCATCGACGATGACGTGGTGGAGACGTCGAACCTGCAGCGTCAGGTCATCCACCGGGATGCCGATGTGGGCCGACCGAAGGTCACCTCAGCTGCTGATGCCCTGCACCGGCTCGATCCGAATATTGCGGTACGCACGATCGAAGGTCGGCTGACCCCGGAGAATGCACTCGAGCTCTTCGCCGACCACGATGTCGTCCTCGACGGTGCAGACAATTTCGCCACCCGGTACCTGTCCAATGATGCCGCCGAACTCACCGGGACCCCATTGGTGTGGGGCACGATCTTCCGCTTCGCCGGTCAGGTGAGCACGTTCGTTCCCGGCCACGGGCCGATGCTGCGCGACCTGTTCCCGGATATCCCGGAGCCCGATTCGGTGCCCAACTGTGCCGAGGGCGGGGTCCTCGGCGTGCTGTGCGGAACCGTGGGCTCGGCGATGGCGACCGAGGCGATCAAACTCATCTGCGGAATCGGTGCTCCATTCATCGGCCGGCTGCTGCGATATGAGGCGTTGACCGGAGAGTATTCGACTCTGCGGTTCTCCCCCGATCCCGACCGTCCCGCGGTCACCGATCTCACCGAGGTGGCCGCCGCCTGCGCAGCCGTTCCGCGCCTTGGCCAGGCGCCTGGTCCCGCGACGGACGAAATCGACGTCGCGGAGTTTCGGTCCAGTGACGGCGATGTGGTCGTCGTGGATGTGCGTGAGGACTGGGAACGCGAACTGGCTTCCATCCCCGGTTCGGTGCATCTGCCCCTCGGCGACGTTCGAGACGGCGGGTGGCAGGCGCTTGAGTCGGTGCTCGGCGGCTTGGGCCGGCAGGCGTCACCTGTCGATATCGTCATCCACTGCAGGTCCGGGGCTCGATCGGCCGAGGCCGTCGAGATCCTGTCCGATTCGGTGCCGGCTGGGGTCCGACTGCGTTCCCTTGCCGGCGGCATCGATGCCTGGGCAGGGCAGGATTGA
- a CDS encoding VOC family protein, with amino-acid sequence MSRTVQITVDCHDPEKLARFWAEALGYIIPGPPGVRLGEDEDPFAAWKKFIADLGIELGPENMRAAIDDPDQVGPRIFFQTVPEPKTVKNRLHLDVRTAPGLDGDERMDALEAECHRLLELGGTRLRRIDPDPPLEHGFIVMADPEDNEFCLD; translated from the coding sequence ATGAGCCGAACAGTCCAGATCACCGTCGACTGCCACGATCCCGAGAAGCTCGCCCGATTCTGGGCCGAGGCGCTCGGCTACATCATCCCCGGCCCTCCAGGGGTACGACTCGGAGAAGATGAGGATCCATTCGCCGCTTGGAAGAAGTTCATCGCCGACCTCGGAATCGAACTCGGTCCCGAAAACATGCGCGCTGCGATCGATGACCCGGACCAAGTCGGTCCCCGTATCTTCTTCCAGACCGTGCCCGAGCCCAAAACAGTGAAGAACCGCCTGCACCTCGACGTTCGGACTGCGCCCGGACTCGATGGCGATGAACGGATGGACGCGCTCGAGGCCGAATGCCATCGGCTGTTGGAACTCGGAGGGACCCGGCTTCGCCGAATCGACCCGGACCCGCCCCTGGAACACGGATTCATCGTCATGGCCGACCCCGAAGACAACGAATTCTGTCTCGACTGA
- the thiE gene encoding thiamine phosphate synthase, whose translation MTTQMPPRTAARQTKRAWRQARLAEASLYLCTDARAAQGDLAEFLDAAYRGGVDIIQLRDKSLEARAEIAALEVLRDVAARHGKLFSVNDRADVALLTDADVFHVGQGDLTSSQARAVLGPDVILGRSTHSLEQALAAEADTETDYFCVGPVWETPTKPGRAAVGTALLTAAAAEASKPWFAIGGIAAGERLDAIRQAGANRAVVVRAITSADDPAAAARVLTEELE comes from the coding sequence ATGACCACACAGATGCCACCGCGCACCGCAGCGCGGCAGACGAAGAGAGCCTGGAGGCAGGCCCGTTTGGCCGAAGCGTCGCTCTACCTGTGCACCGATGCCCGGGCCGCTCAAGGCGACCTCGCCGAGTTCCTCGACGCCGCCTACCGTGGGGGAGTCGACATCATCCAGCTGAGGGACAAGAGCCTCGAGGCCCGCGCCGAGATCGCAGCATTGGAAGTCCTCAGGGATGTCGCCGCACGCCACGGCAAACTCTTCTCCGTCAACGACCGCGCCGATGTCGCACTGCTCACCGACGCCGATGTCTTCCACGTCGGTCAGGGAGATCTCACCAGCAGTCAGGCCCGGGCCGTGCTCGGCCCCGACGTCATCCTCGGACGCTCCACTCATTCCCTCGAGCAGGCGCTCGCCGCCGAGGCGGACACGGAGACCGACTACTTCTGCGTCGGGCCGGTCTGGGAGACCCCGACGAAACCCGGCCGTGCCGCAGTGGGGACGGCACTGCTGACCGCTGCCGCCGCCGAGGCGAGCAAACCGTGGTTCGCGATCGGCGGCATCGCGGCAGGGGAGAGACTGGACGCGATCCGGCAGGCGGGCGCGAACCGTGCCGTCGTCGTCCGTGCGATAACCTCGGCAGACGACCCCGCTGCGGCCGCACGGGTGCTCACGGAGGAGTTGGAATGA
- a CDS encoding ketopantoate reductase family protein codes for MTPAADSTSTGSGAGADLSILIAGAGATGGAFGTYLQEAGRDVTFLLRQARAATVRADGLRFTAPGADRTNQVDVITAEELSASTRTFDLVLVAVKAGGLDSVIDDIGPAVGEQTTIIPFLNGMAQIEKLQNRYPGQVLGGFVKIVGTIRDGAVVQLTDLAVMTIGELHGAAVPTRISEALDVRGFKLQIVDGVIDGLWEKWTFIAAAGVVTCLFRAPVGAIMAAGGRSHVHAIIDELEAVAAAAGHPVSEASHDMTLQMLTEDGSAFTSSLYRDVTAGLPSETEHILGDMALKAAELGVPTPLLDLTLVQLRAGEAQKRS; via the coding sequence ATGACCCCAGCAGCTGACAGCACATCCACCGGAAGCGGTGCAGGTGCCGACCTGTCGATTCTCATCGCCGGGGCAGGCGCCACCGGCGGAGCATTCGGCACCTATCTGCAGGAAGCCGGGCGCGATGTCACGTTCCTGCTCCGGCAGGCTCGGGCGGCGACGGTCCGCGCGGACGGACTGCGCTTCACCGCTCCCGGTGCCGATCGGACGAACCAGGTCGATGTCATCACCGCCGAGGAGCTCAGTGCCTCAACGCGGACCTTCGACCTCGTCCTCGTCGCGGTCAAAGCGGGTGGACTCGACTCGGTCATCGACGATATCGGACCGGCTGTGGGAGAGCAGACGACCATCATCCCGTTCCTCAACGGCATGGCCCAGATCGAGAAGCTTCAGAACAGGTACCCCGGGCAGGTGCTCGGCGGGTTCGTCAAGATCGTTGGCACGATCAGAGACGGAGCCGTCGTCCAGCTCACCGACCTTGCGGTGATGACCATCGGCGAACTTCACGGCGCGGCCGTACCCACGCGAATCTCCGAGGCCCTCGACGTCCGCGGATTCAAACTCCAGATCGTCGATGGAGTCATCGACGGGCTGTGGGAGAAGTGGACCTTCATCGCCGCCGCGGGAGTCGTCACCTGTCTGTTCCGCGCCCCGGTCGGGGCGATCATGGCAGCAGGCGGCAGATCGCACGTGCACGCCATCATCGACGAACTCGAAGCCGTGGCGGCCGCGGCCGGACACCCGGTGTCGGAGGCCTCTCACGACATGACGCTGCAGATGCTCACCGAGGACGGTTCGGCCTTCACCTCATCCCTCTACCGGGATGTGACGGCTGGGCTGCCGAGCGAAACGGAGCACATCCTCGGCGACATGGCGCTCAAGGCTGCTGAGCTGGGAGTGCCGACTCCTCTGCTCGACCTCACACTTGTGCAGCTGCGGGCAGGGGAAGCCCAGAAGCGGTCCTGA
- a CDS encoding PepSY domain-containing protein: MSTVAGLAALTLGLAGCGGSDPGSGSDDAQNSPAASESAPAGSAEDDDQSAATDDDTDDQDDQDDEKKTAAQDPSGQGLSADADLAEDSPAISAEDAIKKAKEKVGGGTVHSIELDWDDKDEAWQYDVSVLDGKTDHDVDIDAETGKVVSEDTDDADDREKAIDLNEPMTFDDALKRARKKADGKLVSWKLEFDDDKQEYQFDFEKGGEDTEVTVDTESKRVSVDD, translated from the coding sequence ATGAGTACAGTGGCAGGACTTGCGGCACTCACGCTCGGCCTGGCCGGGTGCGGCGGGAGTGATCCCGGAAGCGGATCCGACGATGCTCAGAACTCACCCGCGGCAAGCGAATCGGCCCCGGCCGGCTCTGCCGAAGACGACGACCAGAGCGCGGCCACCGACGACGACACAGACGATCAGGACGACCAAGACGACGAGAAGAAGACCGCGGCTCAGGACCCGTCCGGTCAGGGCCTCAGCGCCGATGCCGACCTCGCCGAGGATTCGCCGGCGATCAGTGCAGAAGACGCGATCAAGAAGGCGAAGGAGAAGGTCGGGGGCGGAACCGTTCACAGCATCGAGCTCGACTGGGACGACAAGGACGAGGCTTGGCAGTACGACGTGTCCGTCCTCGACGGCAAGACCGACCACGATGTCGACATCGATGCCGAAACCGGCAAGGTCGTCAGCGAGGACACAGACGACGCCGACGACAGAGAGAAGGCCATCGACCTCAATGAACCGATGACCTTCGACGACGCTCTCAAGCGTGCGCGGAAGAAGGCCGACGGAAAGCTCGTGAGCTGGAAGCTCGAATTCGACGATGACAAGCAGGAGTACCAGTTCGACTTCGAGAAGGGCGGCGAAGACACGGAGGTCACCGTCGACACCGAATCCAAGCGAGTCAGCGTCGATGACTGA
- a CDS encoding HXXEE domain-containing protein, which yields MRGPIVLFAAWALHDAEETLTFPASADYVADLTGIDALRMTTKQSVAAIGLVGAALAAAGIRGVRTRGDSRFYRSSVAGLETHVFTHLLSAAVARRYTSGVLTAVPIMWPGAAYARRELAALGKPLTAADWRCGAPTMGSVALAAHVLVRIDWLSLLRSRRCRLRRSRGCAASADADA from the coding sequence CGATGCTGAGGAGACACTGACCTTCCCCGCGTCGGCCGACTATGTGGCCGACCTCACCGGAATCGACGCTTTGCGGATGACGACGAAGCAGAGCGTGGCCGCGATCGGCCTGGTCGGGGCTGCGCTCGCCGCTGCCGGAATCCGCGGGGTGCGAACGCGAGGTGACTCCCGGTTCTATCGGTCCTCTGTCGCCGGTCTCGAAACCCACGTGTTCACTCATCTGCTCTCGGCAGCGGTGGCGCGCCGATACACCTCAGGGGTGCTCACGGCGGTGCCGATCATGTGGCCGGGCGCTGCGTACGCGCGACGAGAACTCGCTGCGCTCGGCAAGCCGCTGACCGCCGCCGACTGGCGTTGTGGGGCACCGACCATGGGCTCGGTGGCGCTGGCTGCTCACGTCCTCGTCCGCATCGACTGGCTGTCCCTGCTCAGAAGTCGAAGGTGTCGTCTCCGGCGGTCGCGGGGCTGCGCAGCCTCTGCAGATGCAGATGCCTGA